DNA from Drosophila busckii strain San Diego stock center, stock number 13000-0081.31 chromosome 2R, ASM1175060v1, whole genome shotgun sequence:
TTTGTCACAAAATACAATCTGATGTCCAAGGAGAATCTGATTGTGCCCATTAACGAGGAGGAGGATGCAGCACCCGGTGAAAGTGAAGCCTAAGCCTAGActcaacacaaacacactgcATAAGAAATTAaggacagcagcagacagagACTGTCCACTCATAACAACACTcacttaaacatatttataatatatatttactaataGCTTGCATTAGAGCGAAAGGAAAGcgcaactttttgttattttggatcaaacagacagacagacagacacaagaggcggcagcagctataACTGACGTTTAGAAATCAATtcgcaaaattattttgtttgctgttgagGGCAAAAGCCCACAATAATAcgtatttgttaataaacaaatgcatctAAGGGCGCGCCAAAATTATCAACAGTTATATTACGTTtaaattcacattttaattaaattatatgtagacacacacacatacaacaagtACACGAAGTTATCTGACGATTCGTTTTATAAACTTGAACCAaggctattaaaaaaaaaacagaacttTACTAATAACAAACAGaaactacaaatatatacacataccgAACAAACCGAACAagaacaattgcaataaatcgAAAGTACATAcaattaattagaattttagtAAGCGCGCACTTAGACAATATTCACCTCCAGCATGGGCTGCTTGGCGACCAAGCGCTCAAAGCCAAAACGCTGCAAGTCCACGCTGGTAAATTTGCCATCCAGTATAAGTTCGGATATAGCACGACCCACTGCTGGCGTCTGCTGTATGCCATGACCACTAAAGCCAGCGGCTATATAAAGATTAGCATAGTGTGGATGCTTGCCTATGACACCGTTGGCATCGAAGCTATTGTGATCGTAGTAGCCAGCCCAGCTGCTCTGCACCTTGATGGACTCAAAGGCGGGCACACGTGTCGCCAGCGTAGGCCAAACATTTGTCTCAAAGTAGCCATGATCCACATCCAGCGTATCACAAGCAGGCTCCTCCTCCTCCGTTGGACTGCGTCCGCAAAGAAAATTGCCACCCATGCCATCGCGCCTGAAGTAAGTGCCATCGGGATCTATAGTTAGCGGTGTAGCCATGCCTGGACAGTTGCTGCCTTGCGTGCCAAAGACATAAACATAACGCTTGCGCGGCTCCACGGGCAGCGGCACGCCCAGCACACCCGCACCTGTGCCTATGTTAGCCAGTCGCGCCACCTGTCCAGACTGCGCACCGGCAGCCAGCACGCAAGTATCAAACTGCACGCTGCGTGGTGCGCCATCATCACACTTAACCAGCGCGCCACTAAGCTGACCAGCTGCGTTCCATTCAAAGCCAACGAGCTCACCATTGGCAAATTGTGCGCCATGTGCGCGCGCCTGTTGCTTAAAGCCCATGAGCAAAGCCCAAGGATCGAACCAGCCCTCCTTGGCTGTGCCATAGCAGCCCAGCTCAATGCCCTCGGTGTTCATCCAGGGAAAGCGTTGGCGCAAAGCCGACGGTGTTAGCAGCTCGTTCTGCGCGCCCAGCTCACACTGCAGCTTGGAGTTGCGACTCAGTACATCAGCGCCTTGTGCAGAGGCTAAAATCAGATAGCCATGTGGACGATAGTTCAGCTCTACATCGCCCAAATGGCTGCGACAGTTGCTAATGAACTCATAGCCAAACAGCGACATTTGTATATTCTCAGCCAGCGAGAACTGCTGGCGTACGCCGCCCACAGACAAAACCGTCGAGGCGCTTGTATACTAAAGATTttataataagcaattaaatcaaacgtAAATTAGCTTGCTGGCCACTTACGCGTGCATCTCGCTCTACGACCAGCACATTGAGTTTTTTTCCCAGCTTTTGAGCTCTGCTTTTAAGCCAGTAGGCGGAAGAGGCGCCCATGCCGCCACCACCAATGACAAGCACATCACAGCGCTTGGGCAAAGCATCGCCAGACGCAGTAGTCGACTGACTTAGACAGCGCAGCTGGGCGCTCACTCTCAATACACGTCCCAGTCGCAGCATTTTTGATACTGGACGTGTGAATAGCAAACGCTCATGCTGATAAGCTACACAATTGGCGAACAGATTAGATTTCAGCTGGGTTATCTAAGTGAGCAAACAGTAGAATAATCTAATCATAATGCTTAAGACTTAAATCGCAGCAACAACTTAGCACCCGGTACTTAATGCATAAACGGTCTTATAATTTAGTTACATGAAGCTAAGTACGTATAGACATATTCAGCTGTCTACAATTTATGTTTGATAAGTTTATGCTAGCTTTAGTTTGCGAGTGTCTACTGTAttgcaatacaaattattagcTAAGGTCATTGCTTAGACCATTTGAAGCttatcaaagcaaacaaactatatatacatatattattttttattgcttagatagcaaataagtttatttaactAGCAGCAATGTCAATGTcatgtttgctttgttgttgctgctgctgttgttgttgttgctgttgtggcttgtTGCGTCCATATCTGGGACGTTTTTGCTTGCGAGCATTATTTTCAGTTGGAGGATTGCGGCTGCGCGGTTCGTCATGCTGCCAAAAATCGCTAAGCGTATTTGGCTTTTGCAAACtgtaatataaatgaataattaattaatatttattaaaatatatgtaagcatATCTGGTACCCCACTGTGTCGGCAGGCAGCTCATCGAGACTCATAAGTATATGCAGCGTGGGTATTTGGCGTGTAACTATAAGCTCCTCTAAGCTTTCCATTTGTGGCTTCCAGTGCTCCTCCAATCTTaagaaaaattcaacaatagtaaaaattaaaataatttagctttgCAACTTACTTAGTATGCGTCATGCGTGTGACCTGATAAAGTGCATGACTGCGCTTTATTACCTCAGCGCAGGATATAGTCTTGACCACGCCGCCACCAGAGCCGCTCCACACCAGCGTACGATATTCACCCTTATCCAGAGCCTGCTGCGCATGGCTTATAACATTTCCCACCTTGGTGCCGCCCTTCACctgcagcaaacaatttataattaatattaattatgctcTCAATTGCTTGCCCACCCACATGCATCCACAGAAAGTCCTTGTCCTTTGGCATGCAATCTTCAAACGGCAAATCGCTTTTGCTCTGCTCCTGCTCCACATTCTCCGCTTTGCGATAGTGCATCATTTTAGCctgcaagcaataaataaaattattaaccaGCCAGGTCAACAGGCGCCGCACATTTTTGTATGCCCTGCAGCATTAACCTTGAACCAAAACGCTGTTAAATATAactgcgcaaaaaaaataataaacaatttagctGAGAAGCCATCTACAAGCCACTCATAAACTGTCCTCAGCAGTTATTGCCACGACAGTCTGtgcaaattgaataattgcCGCTTTATGAGAcgaaagcagcagcgttgacaCTCAAACTCAATCTATATGGGCAACAAGGAGCTAGAGAAGCGCAGTCATGGGCGTAGCCAGTGAAGCATCTACATATGTTtgatcaaattatttatttattttatttatttatttatttaatgttgcttTCGCTTTCCATAATATGctgacagcaaaaaaaaaaaaaaaacattatagtatttatatacaaaatatgtaaaattatatttaaaggtaatttatagttatatctttatttttaaaaccttaaatattgcgagtgttaaacagacccacatttgttgcaagattggggaaaacccaaaaacccaatcaaatcataaatatattatacttaagtaagttaagatacaccgcttagtaataaactctgaggtctctgtgttgataaacagaataaagtttattataatcagaACAGAGACTCGAAGGGGCTCATGCAGTAAATAgttagttgtgcaaaagttttgagtTAAGGGAACAAATTCGAGGTATACTAACAGGAaccgagaaattaagttgacccaacaaatatgaagaatcaatttccctttaattaatttaatcatgaacATGACGCCAAGCATGATTCGTCGATTAGTTAAAgatggaagattaattaaagtaGTCTACTAGAGTAAGATTGTAGATCAacacctggaacccagttaaagccacgtaaagcatatatttatataataatacaaattttattatgacTAACTCTAAATTGTAATACCAACTTTTAAAAGCTGCAACtataacaaaatcaaatcacatttgactttatataattttatgttgtttttgcttaaaatatatttagctatgtTATgaacaagcaattttttgaaaGAACCAAATATAACAAGTTATGACAAGCAGTAACCTATGGCAGCtaacccccacccccactAAAATACATTCTCACTGCGCTCATGTGCGCTGTTATAGttagcaagcaaaaagaagCTGTAGGTTGTACCTCTCTCTTactacaacatttttaaaaaatatttcaagcttaAATCCTGTtacataaaaatcattttcaatttttaagttttattttatacttttggtAGTTCGCTTAACATTTTTCAGTTAGTTAGCCAACAAGTCGCAGCTGCCCCACTTGATGGGAATTGCGCTTGAAGTGTAGCTCAAGTGAAAGTCAATAAAAAAGCATTTCtacagcaattaaatgcgcGCGGCTGCAGCAGAAATTTTcccattaaataaaatgctgttgGTGTCGTCTTGGCTGAATAACAAACGCGAGCAAACGGGCCAGCAACAGGCGTGACACACAGAGCTTGCCACTTGTTGAAGCTAAACAAGATTTGGGAGGGGGGGAGGTGAGAGGGGACTGCAAAGGAGCTCTGAATTCGACAGCCGTTGCGGCAAGTTTATTAATGAACTTTTCACAAAACTGAATGTGCTTAGAAATCCATGACCCAGTCATACACCcacgcacaaacacacacacacacacacacacaagtaaatataatacatataaacaattatcgCATGTTCTATACGCAGACAATTCAACCATTCAATGCAGCAGAAATAGCAGAAGGAAGCTGAAAAAATGGTTTGAAGGGCGGAGCGTGGTTTTGGAATGTTATGAGGAATGCCTTCGAAAAATTCCAAGTgacaggcgctgctgctggaactGCTTTGACTGTCTCATTGACAACAACGTCAACGCAATGGGAACATCATTATTATCATAGCCAACCATTGATGCCATTCGCCAAGACTCTCAAGTAGGTCTCAAGTCAAAAAGAAATACACAGCACAGCCAGAATaaagttcaagttgaattCTGAGTTGTAAGTTGTAAATAACAGTGGCAATTACTTAAGtaattgcagctttaagcataaattatttaattattgttgagCAGCGCATAGTTACAAGCTAATTTACACAAGTAATTAAGCACATTATGTGTAATTATAACTATATCCTGAATTACATTGTAATTGtttgtaaaaattgcaattacgtaagtaattttagcttaaaccgaacaatatttaattataaattagcttaGCATAGTTTcagtataatttataaaagtaattaaGGCACAAATTCTTAAGTATATGTccaatacaaaaacaaataattgcaattacttGCAAGTAAATTATtcataaatcaattattaatggcaattatataattactgaattaaattacaattatgcatttttatcaaataaatatcatattaataaaatacaaatttaatactgCCTAAATTTTGTTCTAAAgtgtaatttgatttaatgtaAATGCTATCAATAATACAATGTGTTTAGCTTAAAGTCACGCTTAGTTAAAACACGTACACGAAATTAACTTTATacacaattgtttaaacacaTTAACTAAATTGTGTGCATAgaattaaacatttgctgcaattgaattttgcgtatacgtaatcttgaagtaaatgcttaaatgtttaattcagctgctgcatattttcaCGCACACCCACGCACATGACTTtaacgcacacacgcacaacaatAGGGGTGCCTAagcagtttttatataaaaattacaatttaataaaataaaattatggcgcaaaattaaagtaaaaacttGAGCAGCAAGTTTCAGCTTTAAGTGCTTGcaagaatatatttattttcagcagttttctgctgctggcaaccactgtgcaaatatttcatttattcgTAGCCGCCCCCAACCCACACTCAAAAGCACGCCCACTTCGGCCGCCCCCACCACGCAGCTCGTGGCTGAAGTATGCATTCATTAGACATGCcaaggaagcagcagcaaccgagCTTAGCTCCTGGCCAAACCGCAGAGCCAGGATCATTTGAGGTTTGCAGTTCGTGGCGAAACGTTTAACGCGCTTCAAAGCCGCAAAGATACAAACAGAAAAATTGTAAGTGCTTGGCAGTGTTGctgttaataataaactagCCCAAGAATTTAGTGCAGATAATTAAAATCTCAAACTAATTGCTAACAGTTAAAAgacttacaatttgtttattggcaagcagcagcaggcgctgaAGCAAAAACAACTGAATAAAtctaatgcaaaataaattaacaaattaaatgcaaaagttgtaagccttaacaacaaataaactgtTAAACAAGtgcctaattaattaatcaattggcAATTAAAGTGTAACTATTGCCAAGGctaaaaactaacaaattacataaattagcTGCTGATTAATTTGCCTTAATTTGTTACTTAGTTTCGATCGTGTAGCTGAAACAATACAAAGATGGATAGCACTGAATTTCGAAAACGTGGCATGGAAATGGTTGAATACATTTGCAATTATCTGGAAACATTGGGCGAGCGTCGCGTTACGCCCAGCGTGGAGCCCGGATATCTAAGGCATCTGTTGCCAAGTAAGCTTTGCTATATAAGTATgagcaattattttgaaaagtgcatataaattatttggaaaatatataaacaaattttggcaTGCGCTCAAgagttaacaaaatttaaataaaaactctgtcgtttaaattcaaattaaagcgCGTTGcaacattatatttttttttatatttctgctataataatttaataaaattattagcaaatatgcaaacaaattttgtcaAGCGCTCAAGATTTTACGAATTTAAACGCAAAATTCTCAAATTaaagagagcagcaacaaatataattatattcttTATATTCTATAGTTTTgcataactttaaaaaatgcaaaattccAAAAGTGTCGGCCGCATTCTATAAAATTacttagcttaaaaaaatattacaaaacaTGCAAAGTGcccaaaatgcatttaatacttttatattCATATGCTATAAACTTGTCTAAACCCAACTTAGCTGAGGCACCGCAGGAGCCTGAGGATTGGGATCAAATCATGCTGGATGTGGAGGATAAAATAATGCCGGGTGTTACCCATTGGCAGCATCCCAGATTCCATGCCTACTTCCCAGCGGGCAATTCGTTTCCCTCTATACTGGGCGACATGCTGGGCGATGGCATTGGCTGCATTGGCTTCTCCTGGGCGGCCAGTCCAGCTTGCACTGAGCTGGAGACCATTGTGCTGGATTGGCTGGGCAAGGCCATAGGCTTGCCGGATCACTTTCTGGCGCTCAAGGAGGGCAGCACTGGCGGCGGTGTTATACAGGTAAATCTTAAGatcttttgttgctttaggGTCTAATGCTGCGCCTGCTTTGGATTAGACATCGGCCTCGGAGTGCGTGCTGGTTACCATGCTGGCGGCACGTGCTCAGGCGCTGAAGCGTCTTAAGGCGCAGCATCCGTTTGTGGAGGAGGGTCATCTGCTCTCCAAGCTGATGGCCTATTGCAGCAAGGAGGCGCACAGCTGTGTGGAGAAGGCGGCTATGATTTGCTTTGTCAAGTTGCGCATATTGGAGCCCGATGAGAATGCCAGTCTGCGTGGACAGACCATTGCCGAGGCCATGGAGGAGGATGAGCTACAGGGACTGGTGCCGTTCTTTGTTTCCACCACACTGGGCACCACCGGCTCCTGCGCCTTTGACAATCTGCCCGAGATAGGCAAGGAGCTGAAGCGTTTTCCCTGCGTCTGGCTGCATGTGGACGCCGCCTATGCCGGCAACAGTTTCATCTGTCCCGAGCTCAAGCCGCTGCTCAAGGTACGCGCGCCACACCAGCAAAACTTGTGTAGGCTCATATGCTAATCAAATTTTCACGCAGGGCATTGAATATGCTGACTCATTCAACACCAATCCCAACAAATGGCTACTGACCAACTTTGACTGCTCGACGCTTTGGGTGCGCGATCGCATCCGTCTGACATCAGCGCTGGTTGTCGATCCGCTGTACCTCAAGCACGGCTACTCCGATGCGGCCATCGACTATCGTCATTGGGGAGTTCCACTCAGCCGTCGCTTTCGTTCACTGAAACTTTGGTATGTAGCGCCCAAAACTCAACTCAATAGTAAACTAACAAAACTCTTTGAagtcaagtgtgtgtgcgtgtgtgtgtgtgttgactaTTGTCAAATATTAAGTGTGTTTTTGGCTTGTGGGTCCAGCACTtggcatattatttattattgttatttgcatGTGATTTAGTTGTAAAAACAAACGGGCGAAAAAAAGAGACACAACTGTCAAAAGTTTGAACATATTTTGAGGATTTGGCTTGTCAGATAACAAGAGCTTAAGTACAGTAGCTATTCGTTATATGAAACTTCTAAATAAGACACTTGctatagtaaaaaaaataacattttgtttaatctcaaattcatttgaaatagaaaatcatttaaactaaattaaactttgattTTGCTTCAGCTCAAACTCAGttcttaaaaaattcaatataattgACAACTACGAAATTAAAGCTTGGACTCGctttttctattaattttaatattaatattttctagtaattaattttctattgaGCAACCTTTTCTTCAGTTGcttatattgaatatttgctGTATTTCAAATTTCGTTTGTTTGCCAATCTGAATAATTCATCATGACTGGCAAagaaatttcttttgctttacaataaatcatttaatgaGTGAATTCTTGGAAATCATTAATACATAACATACTCGTAATAGcaataaactataattaaaaaagcaatttaaaatcgATGCAAGTGCtatagttattaattattggATAATCCACACAACTGGGAGAGAACTCAGAGCtttaagctaaacaattagttttgaatacaaaagtaaatgtttatttatagtttttttcagattttctAGTTTGCTGGGAAACTTtgatgcaaaaataaattgcataatatgcgcataaaataattcaaaatcaaTTGCGTTGCCTTGGtaaagaaatttgtttgtcAAACTCAAAATGAATGATTTAAATTCCAAGAAATACTAACAAAGACTCGcatgattttgatttttgtctGCTCTTGTTAAATTCCTTTTAACTCGGAAATACCTTGAAACTATTATTTGCCTTTTATGATTGTCTGtgggtctctctctctgtcttagGTTTGTGCTGCGCTCTTATGGCATATCCGGCTTACAGCATTATATACGACACCATATCAAATTGGCCAAACGTTTTGAGGAGCTGGTGCTGCAAGATAAACGTTTCGAGATCTGTAATCAAGTCAAGGTGAGTTACATAGCGAACCGCAAAGAAAACTCATAATAATTGGCGCAATTAATCATGTGACGAGTTCAAAGCACCTTTGGCTACTTTTATGGCTCGCattgaatgtgtgtgtatgtgtgggtgttgGCACTACTTTatcaaaagttttcttttgttggcTGACGCACATAGCAGCAACATAAAGTATCCAtcagttttttattatgttttgtcTGCGCTTTGTAAACTAAACTGAGGCGAACGTGCAGAATCGCACAGAAAAAACGCAAGCGAGCGTAGCTGATGCAAATCGGCTGCCGAATTGAAGTAGTTGCGGTAATTGGCAAGACTAAAGTGATTCATGCCACGAGTCTCTGACAGCTGCCTCTCAAATCAAAGTGGAGGCACTGCTCTATACGTAATAACAAGCGcagattgcgtatacgccatgaattgaattgtttgcttcgcttttgcttttttgacTCTGGCAGCTTGGACTGGTTTGCTTTCGCCTGAAGGGCAGCGACAAGATCAATGAGAAGCTGCTCAGCAGCATCAACGAGTCGGGCAAGCTGCACATGGTGCCCGCCAGCGTCAACGATCGCTACATTATTCGCTTCTGTGCTGTGGCTCAAAATGCCACCGCAGAGGACATTGAGTACGCCTGGGACATCATTGTGGACTTTGCCAATGAGCTGCTGGAGAAGGAGCAGCACGATGAAATAACCGACATCATCAATCGCAAGAAGCAGGACACTCTGGCCCAGAAACGTTCGTTCTTTGTGCGCATGGTTAGCGATCCGAAGATCTACAATCCGGCTATCAACAAGGCGGGCACACCCAAGCTGTCCATGGAGCTGCCCTCGCCGGTTGTAAGTCGCGGCAGTGCGCCCATTATACGCACCCAAAGCTCGGTGGATCACAACTCATGGATCTCCTGGCCGCTGGCGTTTCTATTCAACAGCAATGAGGACAAAGGCAGCAACTGCTCATTGCGgtaagtttattaaacaaatataattggctttgctttattaatttgcttgcgcAGCTTTCGTCACTTGGACACCAATGTGCGACCCACAAACTCGCGACGCAACTCGGGCGCTGGATCCTCGCCCTCGCCCGAAAATGAGCAGAGCATTgtcaacatgcaacagcaacagcaacaacaacaacaacattcgCCACGCAAATCGCCGATGGTGCCACGCCGAATATCTTCACGCGATAATCActaaaaatgcaactaaagtattatgcaaattatataaatatattataaacaattagctGAAATATAGACCAATCTACTCTAACAAAACTTCTTCTAGCAGCATTATCagtattatattaaacaaattttgttgctgctcatttaaataatgtaacaatattatattatgaatatatatatatatatataataaatagttgGCGTAATCAGCTGCTATGCAATGTTAAAAGCTGCGtttctattaaataaattacagagTCTTGATTCAATTTTGGATGCTTGGACTTTCTATAAAGACAGTAGagtaaatttagttaaaagaGTCTTAAGCTGTCGGCTATGCtagaatatttaatagtttaattaaGGCAATGAAAGcttgaaaacttttgaatttattttaaaacttagtTTAAAGAGCGAGGCGCAACTCAGAGTCCTATActgttcaattaatttatcaatCAACCAAGAAAATTGCTGCGGCTCTCACAAACTACAGAGTCTCATACTGTCG
Protein-coding regions in this window:
- the LOC108597032 gene encoding FAD-dependent oxidoreductase domain-containing protein 1 encodes the protein MLRLGRVLRVSAQLRCLSQSTTASGDALPKRCDVLVIGGGGMGASSAYWLKSRAQKLGKKLNVLVVERDARYTSASTVLSVGGVRQQFSLAENIQMSLFGYEFISNCRSHLGDVELNYRPHGYLILASAQGADVLSRNSKLQCELGAQNELLTPSALRQRFPWMNTEGIELGCYGTAKEGWFDPWALLMGFKQQARAHGAQFANGELVGFEWNAAGQLSGALVKCDDGAPRSVQFDTCVLAAGAQSGQVARLANIGTGAGVLGVPLPVEPRKRYVYVFGTQGSNCPGMATPLTIDPDGTYFRRDGMGGNFLCGRSPTEEEEPACDTLDVDHGYFETNVWPTLATRVPAFESIKVQSSWAGYYDHNSFDANGVIGKHPHYANLYIAAGFSGHGIQQTPAVGRAISELILDGKFTSVDLQRFGFERLVAKQPMLEVNIV
- the LOC108594882 gene encoding ribonuclease P protein subunit p25-like protein, producing the protein MMHYRKAENVEQEQSKSDLPFEDCMPKDKDFLWMHVKGGTKVGNVISHAQQALDKGEYRTLVWSGSGGGVVKTISCAEVIKRSHALYQVTRMTHTKLEEHWKPQMESLEELIVTRQIPTLHILMSLDELPADTVGLQKPNTLSDFWQHDEPRSRNPPTENNARKQKRPRYGRNKPQQQQQQQQQQQQSKHDIDIAAS
- the LOC108596253 gene encoding tyrosine decarboxylase isoform X1, whose translation is MDSTEFRKRGMEMVEYICNYLETLGERRVTPSVEPGYLRHLLPTEAPQEPEDWDQIMLDVEDKIMPGVTHWQHPRFHAYFPAGNSFPSILGDMLGDGIGCIGFSWAASPACTELETIVLDWLGKAIGLPDHFLALKEGSTGGGVIQTSASECVLVTMLAARAQALKRLKAQHPFVEEGHLLSKLMAYCSKEAHSCVEKAAMICFVKLRILEPDENASLRGQTIAEAMEEDELQGLVPFFVSTTLGTTGSCAFDNLPEIGKELKRFPCVWLHVDAAYAGNSFICPELKPLLKGIEYADSFNTNPNKWLLTNFDCSTLWVRDRIRLTSALVVDPLYLKHGYSDAAIDYRHWGVPLSRRFRSLKLWFVLRSYGISGLQHYIRHHIKLAKRFEELVLQDKRFEICNQVKLGLVCFRLKGSDKINEKLLSSINESGKLHMVPASVNDRYIIRFCAVAQNATAEDIEYAWDIIVDFANELLEKEQHDEITDIINRKKQDTLAQKRSFFVRMVSDPKIYNPAINKAGTPKLSMELPSPVVSRGSAPIIRTQSSVDHNSWISWPLAFLFNSNEDKGSNCSLRFRHLDTNVRPTNSRRNSGAGSSPSPENEQSIVNMQQQQQQQQQHSPRKSPMVPRRISSRDNH
- the LOC108596253 gene encoding tyrosine decarboxylase isoform X2, translated to MDSTEFRKRGMEMVEYICNYLETLGERRVTPSVEPGYLRHLLPTEAPQEPEDWDQIMLDVEDKIMPGVTHWQHPRFHAYFPAGNSFPSILGDMLGDGIGCIGFSWAASPACTELETIVLDWLGKAIGLPDHFLALKEGSTGGGVIQTSASECVLVTMLAARAQALKRLKAQHPFVEEGHLLSKLMAYCSKEAHSCVEKAAMICFVKLRILEPDENASLRGQTIAEAMEEDELQGLVPFFVSTTLGTTGSCAFDNLPEIGKELKRFPCVWLHVDAAYAGNSFICPELKPLLKGIEYADSFNTNPNKWLLTNFDCSTLWVRDRIRLTSALVVDPLYLKHGYSDAAIDYRHWGVPLSRRFRSLKLWFVLRSYGISGLQHYIRHHIKLAKRFEELVLQDKRFEICNQVKHLWLLLWLALNVCVCVGVGTTLSKVFFCWLTHIAAT